The genomic segment TTCGAATTGTTTTGTTTTAAATAAATTATAATCATTTGGGCCATAAAACCATTTCATATTATAATTTAACTCTCCATTAGACAATTCTAAAGATGTTTTTAGTTCGAATCTTTTTGTGAAAACAGTATCAATCTCTTCATTTTTAACTAAATCTGTAGAAGTAATTGTTGCGTTATTAAAAGGTTTGTTAGACAATAAACTAGAAGTAAAAAAGTGTTGTTTGTAAGAAACCCAATCTACATCATTTAACACTTCCGATTTTCCAGCATTTATATAATCTACTTCGTCTTCTGCTTTATAATAGTAATGAGAATACATCGTATTCTCTGTTTTTAAACTTTTTTCGTGACGATAACCATCTAAAGTCCAATCTAAATTAATAGGGTTCGAAGAATTAATTACATTTCCTAAACCTTGAGAACGAATAGAAAAATTAACCAAATAGTCTTTAGGTTTCATTTCGTATCTATACTCCAAAAATTGGGTTTTGGAAACTTTTAATTTTAAAGAAACTACTTGGTTTGCGCCGTTTTTTGTAACAGTTGGCTCAAAAAATAAATCTTTGGTGTTTAAAATTCTATTGTCTGTGGTTCCAAAATTGATGTTAAAAGACGCATTATTGTCTTTAATCATATATAAAGGAAGCGAGTCGTAAGTTTTAAAATTCTTAACTAAAGCCTCTTTTATTTGTCCGCCTTTATTATCAATTGTTAATTTAACAACTTCATTTTCTAAAACAGTAACACCTTTAGAAGCAGAAATTGCACTTTGCGCGAAAGCACCTAATTTATTTTTTAAAACTAATTGTTTAATAGAATCGTTTTCGAAAGTAGTTTCTTTAACAACAGGGTTTGTAGTTGTATTACTTGTTGCCTTTGTAGAATCTACAACTTGTGTAGTATTTGTGTCTGTAGTTGTATCAGGTTTAGGACTATTGGTGTTCATCCACCAAAGAATAATTCCTCCTAATAAAATC from the Polaribacter cellanae genome contains:
- the yidC gene encoding membrane protein insertase YidC, encoding MEQKKFDFNSFIGMILLGGIILWWMNTNSPKPDTTTDTNTTQVVDSTKATSNTTTNPVVKETTFENDSIKQLVLKNKLGAFAQSAISASKGVTVLENEVVKLTIDNKGGQIKEALVKNFKTYDSLPLYMIKDNNASFNINFGTTDNRILNTKDLFFEPTVTKNGANQVVSLKLKVSKTQFLEYRYEMKPKDYLVNFSIRSQGLGNVINSSNPINLDWTLDGYRHEKSLKTENTMYSHYYYKAEDEVDYINAGKSEVLNDVDWVSYKQHFFTSSLLSNKPFNNATITSTDLVKNEEIDTVFTKRFELKTSLELSNGELNYNMKWFYGPNDYNLFKTKQFEGTDLANSSDLGWGIFGFLNRTVFYPVFNFLEGFLSNYGLIIILMTIVVRIIMSPLVYKSYLSSAKMKVIRPELTALNEKYPGKENAMKRQQETMAIQRKAGVSMMSGCIPALLQMPVFFALFKFFPTNIALRQESFLWAPDLSSYDVIFKLPFRIPFYGDHVSLFPILASVAIFFYMKMNQSQQANMQAPPQEGMPDMSKMMKYMIYFSPIMMLFFFNNYASSLSLYYFVSNLLTIAIMLVIKNFVIDEDKIHAQIEENKKRPEKKKSKFRQRIDDAMKQAQEQQAQQKKRK